One window of the Burkholderia ubonensis subsp. mesacidophila genome contains the following:
- a CDS encoding LysR family transcriptional regulator, whose protein sequence is MLSEEELALLDAIRATGSLSRAAARLGKAPSTVSHAARQLESRFDALLFDRRRYRLQLTPAGQLLADEASRLMLDVARLAQRVRQVASGWEDRLWIASDELIEFESIVPVIRAFDALGSGVSLRFTHEVLGGTWEALRDGRADLIVGATNEPPAIPGLKWFELGALDWVFAVAPRHPLAAAPGPLTRDMIGAHRAVVVADSSRLGAGRAYGVLGGQAVLAVPSMRAKILAQRDGLGIGWVPRHRAGTLLARGELVEKPTADPREPNVMYVAWRSDREGRALQWWVDELREAHLARRLLDGIDVLP, encoded by the coding sequence ATGTTGTCGGAAGAAGAACTTGCATTGCTCGACGCGATCCGCGCGACCGGCAGCCTGTCGCGCGCGGCGGCGCGCCTCGGCAAGGCGCCGTCGACGGTGTCGCATGCGGCGCGGCAACTCGAGTCGCGCTTCGACGCGCTGTTGTTCGACCGGCGCCGCTACCGGTTGCAGCTCACGCCTGCCGGCCAGTTGCTCGCCGACGAGGCGTCGCGCCTGATGCTGGATGTCGCGCGGCTTGCGCAGCGGGTGCGGCAGGTCGCAAGCGGCTGGGAGGACCGGCTGTGGATCGCCAGCGACGAGCTGATCGAGTTCGAGTCGATCGTGCCGGTGATCCGCGCGTTCGATGCGCTCGGTTCGGGCGTGTCGCTGCGCTTCACGCACGAGGTGCTGGGCGGCACGTGGGAAGCGCTGCGCGACGGCCGCGCCGACCTGATCGTCGGTGCGACCAACGAACCGCCGGCGATCCCGGGGCTCAAGTGGTTCGAACTCGGCGCGCTCGACTGGGTGTTCGCGGTGGCGCCGCGCCATCCGCTCGCGGCGGCGCCCGGCCCCCTGACGCGCGACATGATCGGCGCACATCGCGCGGTCGTGGTCGCGGATTCGTCGCGGCTTGGCGCGGGCCGCGCGTACGGCGTGCTTGGCGGGCAGGCGGTGCTGGCCGTGCCGTCGATGCGGGCGAAGATCCTTGCGCAACGCGACGGGCTCGGCATCGGCTGGGTGCCGCGACATCGCGCGGGTACGCTGCTCGCGCGCGGCGAGCTGGTCGAGAAACCGACCGCCGATCCGCGCGAACCGAACGTGATGTATGTCGCGTGGCGTAGCGACCGGGAAGGGCGGGCGCTGCAATGGTGGGTCGACGAGCTGCGCGAAGCGCATCTGGCGCGGCGGCTGCTCGACGGGATCGACGTCTTGCCATAG
- a CDS encoding glycoside hydrolase family 68 protein → MTYFPLFRSLSGKRLLLAGGALAAFAAVAHAQSGGTRAPMPTPHSQQAYDPDSSFTMRWTRADIRQIVAQSHTAGADRNSLPQALTMPDIPQDFPLINSNVWVWDTWPLADLRANQLSYKGWEVIFSLTADPHAGYTFDDRHVHARIGFFYRRAGIPASQRPANGGWTWGGHLFPDGASAKVFGTAPMTNNAEWSGSARLTHGDNVSLYYTATSFNRSAPGGADITPPQAIITRADGHIHADDKHVWFSGFDDHKALLQPDGNYYQTGQQNTYFSFRDPFVFTDPAHPGKTYMVFEGNTGGPRGARTCTEADLGYAPNDPYREDLNAVMNSGAVYQKANVGLAVATNPQLTEWKFLPPILSANCVDDQTERPQIYLKDGKYYLFTISHRNTMAAGVDGPDGVYGFVGNGIRSDFLPLNGGSGLVLGNPTDFSAPAGQPYYQDPNQNPREFQSYSHYVMPGGRVESFIDAIGPRRGGTLAPTVKVNINGTSTAVDRKYGRGGLGGYGDIPANLPAQGPGHNDGNAQ, encoded by the coding sequence ATGACTTACTTTCCCCTTTTCCGCTCGCTCTCGGGCAAACGTTTGCTGCTCGCTGGCGGCGCACTCGCCGCCTTCGCGGCCGTCGCGCACGCGCAGTCCGGCGGCACGCGCGCGCCCATGCCCACGCCCCACTCGCAGCAGGCCTACGATCCCGACAGCAGCTTCACGATGCGCTGGACCCGCGCCGACATCCGCCAGATCGTCGCGCAGTCGCACACCGCCGGCGCCGACCGGAATTCGCTGCCGCAAGCGCTGACGATGCCGGACATCCCGCAGGATTTCCCGCTGATCAACTCGAACGTCTGGGTCTGGGACACGTGGCCCCTCGCCGACCTGCGCGCGAACCAGCTCAGCTACAAGGGCTGGGAGGTGATCTTCTCGCTCACCGCCGACCCGCATGCCGGCTACACGTTCGACGACCGCCACGTGCACGCGCGGATCGGCTTCTTCTACCGCCGCGCGGGCATTCCCGCGTCGCAGCGGCCGGCGAACGGCGGCTGGACCTGGGGCGGCCACCTGTTCCCGGACGGCGCGAGCGCCAAGGTGTTCGGCACCGCGCCGATGACCAACAACGCCGAATGGTCGGGCTCCGCGCGCCTCACGCACGGCGACAACGTCAGCCTGTACTACACCGCGACGTCGTTCAACCGCTCGGCGCCGGGCGGCGCCGACATCACGCCGCCGCAGGCGATCATCACGCGCGCCGACGGCCACATCCACGCCGACGACAAGCACGTGTGGTTCAGCGGCTTCGACGATCACAAGGCGTTGCTGCAGCCGGACGGCAACTACTACCAGACGGGCCAGCAGAACACCTACTTCTCGTTCCGCGACCCGTTCGTGTTCACCGACCCCGCGCACCCGGGCAAGACCTACATGGTGTTCGAGGGCAACACGGGCGGCCCGCGCGGCGCGCGCACCTGCACCGAAGCCGACCTCGGCTACGCGCCCAACGATCCGTACAGGGAAGACCTCAACGCGGTGATGAATTCGGGCGCAGTGTATCAAAAGGCCAACGTCGGCCTCGCGGTCGCGACGAACCCGCAGCTGACCGAATGGAAGTTCCTGCCGCCGATCCTGTCGGCGAACTGCGTGGACGACCAGACCGAGCGTCCGCAGATCTACCTGAAGGACGGCAAGTACTACCTGTTCACGATCAGCCACCGCAACACGATGGCGGCGGGCGTCGACGGCCCGGACGGCGTGTACGGCTTCGTCGGCAACGGCATCCGCAGCGACTTCCTGCCGCTGAACGGCGGCAGCGGCCTCGTGCTCGGCAACCCGACCGACTTCTCGGCGCCGGCCGGCCAGCCGTACTATCAGGACCCGAACCAGAACCCGCGCGAATTCCAGTCGTATTCGCACTACGTGATGCCGGGCGGGCGCGTCGAGTCGTTCATCGACGCGATCGGCCCGCGCCGCGGCGGCACGCTCGCGCCCACGGTGAAGGTCAACATCAACGGCACGTCGACGGCGGTCGACCGCAAGTACGGCCGCGGCGGTCTCGGCGGCTACGGCGACATCCCGGCGAACCTGCCCGCGCAAGGTCCCGGCCACAACGACGGCAACGCGCAGTAA
- a CDS encoding SDR family oxidoreductase, translated as MERFIGKTVLVTGGSSGIGLAAAQAYAAEGARVIITGRDPQTLDTARRTLGGDALAIRNDASSVAAARELADAIAAAGARLDAVFINAGIAKLVPFQESDEAFWDRVFDTNVKGAYFQIQALVPLLNRGASIVLNGSINAHAGMPGTSVYAASKAALASLAKTLSTELLPNGVRVNVVSPGPVETPLYDKLGFDAATLEATAGKIRALVPIGRFGTPAEIASTVLHLSAAESAFIVGADIIASGGMGVL; from the coding sequence ATGGAACGCTTTATCGGCAAAACGGTGCTCGTCACGGGCGGTAGCAGCGGGATTGGCCTCGCGGCCGCACAGGCTTACGCGGCGGAAGGCGCGCGCGTGATCATCACGGGGCGCGATCCGCAGACGCTCGACACCGCGCGGCGCACGCTCGGCGGCGATGCGCTCGCGATCCGCAACGACGCGAGCAGCGTCGCGGCGGCCCGCGAACTGGCGGACGCGATCGCCGCGGCGGGCGCACGGCTCGATGCGGTATTCATCAACGCGGGGATCGCGAAACTCGTGCCGTTCCAGGAGTCCGACGAAGCGTTCTGGGATCGCGTGTTCGACACCAACGTGAAGGGCGCGTACTTCCAGATCCAGGCGCTCGTTCCGTTGCTGAACCGGGGGGCGTCGATCGTCCTCAACGGCTCGATCAACGCGCATGCCGGCATGCCGGGCACATCGGTCTACGCGGCGAGCAAGGCGGCGCTCGCGTCGCTCGCGAAGACGCTGTCGACGGAACTGCTGCCGAACGGCGTGCGCGTGAATGTCGTCAGCCCGGGGCCGGTCGAGACGCCGCTATACGACAAGCTCGGGTTCGACGCCGCGACGCTCGAGGCGACCGCCGGGAAAATCCGGGCGCTCGTGCCGATCGGCCGGTTCGGCACGCCGGCGGAGATCGCATCGACCGTGCTGCACCTGAGCGCGGCGGAATCGGCGTTCATCGTCGGCGCGGACATCATCGCATCGGGCGGGATGGGCGTGCTTTGA
- the pdxR gene encoding MocR-like pyridoxine biosynthesis transcription factor PdxR, whose product MDIAIRIDGRHDLTGQIFRQLRAAIVDGRLAGGARLPSTRDLAVQLGVSRKTTLDAFEQLVAEGYLHTRRGDGTFVADGLARVPHGPAAAVPAIAADRRPADAPTARAVWDDVPDALAMPEPLPALGFDFRGGVTDKTLFPFDAWRRCLHHALRLQARGPGQYHDPAGDQQLRLAIARYVAFSRAVACNWQDVIVTQGAQQALDVLARVVVRPGDVVAVEDPGYPPARAAFASLGATVVGVPVDAHGLVADRLPDDARLVYVTPSHQFPLGMPMSLERRVALLEWAQRRRAVIIEDDYDGEFRFEGRPMESLKNLDRAGLVAYVGTFSKTIFPELRIGYAIPPAALHPALCKAKQIVDWHTCTLTQTALARFMLDGDFARHLRRVQKHYDARRKVLLAHLRSDLAPWLDAIVPAAGIHLAARLRAGVDEAALIAAARAHDIGLYGITAFHADAPRQAGLLFGYGGIDATRIDTALAQLAALLRAGV is encoded by the coding sequence ATGGACATCGCGATCCGAATCGACGGCCGTCACGACCTGACCGGCCAGATCTTCCGGCAACTGCGCGCCGCGATCGTCGACGGGCGTCTCGCGGGCGGCGCGAGGCTGCCGTCCACCCGCGATCTCGCCGTGCAGCTCGGCGTGTCGCGCAAGACGACGCTCGACGCGTTCGAGCAGCTCGTCGCCGAAGGCTACCTGCACACGCGGCGCGGCGACGGCACGTTCGTCGCCGACGGCCTCGCGCGCGTGCCGCACGGGCCGGCCGCGGCCGTGCCGGCGATCGCCGCGGACCGCCGCCCGGCCGACGCGCCGACCGCGCGCGCGGTATGGGACGACGTGCCCGACGCGCTGGCGATGCCCGAGCCGCTGCCCGCGCTCGGCTTCGATTTCCGCGGCGGCGTGACCGACAAGACGCTGTTCCCGTTCGACGCGTGGCGGCGCTGCCTGCACCACGCGCTGCGCCTGCAGGCGCGCGGCCCGGGCCAGTATCACGACCCGGCCGGCGACCAGCAGCTGCGGCTCGCGATCGCGCGCTACGTCGCGTTCAGCCGCGCGGTCGCCTGCAACTGGCAGGACGTGATCGTCACGCAAGGCGCGCAGCAGGCGCTCGACGTGCTCGCGCGCGTCGTCGTGCGGCCCGGCGACGTCGTTGCGGTCGAGGACCCCGGCTACCCGCCGGCGCGCGCCGCGTTCGCGTCGCTCGGCGCAACGGTGGTCGGCGTGCCGGTCGACGCGCACGGGCTCGTCGCCGACCGGCTGCCCGACGACGCGCGCCTCGTCTACGTGACGCCGTCGCACCAGTTCCCGCTCGGCATGCCGATGAGCCTGGAGCGGCGCGTCGCGCTGCTCGAATGGGCGCAGCGGCGGCGGGCCGTCATCATCGAGGACGACTACGACGGCGAGTTCCGCTTCGAGGGACGTCCGATGGAATCGCTGAAGAACCTCGACCGCGCGGGCCTCGTCGCCTACGTCGGCACGTTCTCGAAGACGATCTTTCCCGAGCTGCGGATCGGCTACGCGATTCCGCCGGCCGCGCTGCACCCTGCGCTGTGCAAGGCGAAGCAGATCGTCGACTGGCATACCTGCACGCTGACCCAGACCGCGCTCGCCCGCTTCATGCTCGACGGCGATTTCGCGCGCCACCTGCGCCGCGTGCAGAAGCACTACGACGCGCGGCGCAAGGTGCTGCTCGCGCACCTGCGCAGCGACCTCGCGCCGTGGCTCGACGCGATCGTGCCGGCTGCGGGCATCCACCTCGCCGCGCGCCTCAGGGCCGGCGTCGACGAGGCCGCGCTGATCGCCGCGGCGCGCGCGCACGACATCGGGCTGTACGGCATCACAGCCTTCCACGCCGACGCGCCGCGCCAGGCCGGCCTGCTGTTCGGTTACGGCGGGATCGACGCGACGCGCATCGATACGGCGCTCGCGCAGCTCGCCGCGCTGCTGCGGGCGGGCGTCTGA
- a CDS encoding LacI family DNA-binding transcriptional regulator, whose translation MRGTTVKVNLKALSDALGLSRTTVSRALNGYDDVSEATRERVMKAARDMGYVADPTARRLATGRADAIGIVYPFGAGDLGDPRFGEVVAGITERLAERNLDFFIVSARPNAELDTYRRLVDGKLVDGLIVARTLVDDPRLAFLESRSFPYVAYGRTDRVEPYAWFDFDNAAGAKAAVERLIGFGHRRIAMIGAPLTLNFAAQRRAGFDAALREAGIEADPALRVECPFSRDGGLQAARALLALAEPPTAVFVDNNIAGGGAFRAIVDSGRRLGEDLSLIVYDGVPDDVAHPHRVTAIVQPTGHATGRSLAELMLGMIDGGGRGQRLERPVIEPGDTDGPPRG comes from the coding sequence ATGCGAGGAACGACGGTGAAGGTGAATCTGAAGGCGCTCTCGGATGCGCTCGGGCTGTCGCGCACGACGGTCAGCCGGGCGCTGAACGGCTATGACGACGTGAGCGAGGCGACCCGCGAACGGGTGATGAAGGCCGCGCGCGACATGGGCTATGTGGCGGACCCGACCGCGCGCCGCCTCGCGACCGGGCGGGCGGACGCGATCGGGATCGTCTATCCGTTCGGCGCGGGCGATCTCGGCGATCCGCGTTTCGGCGAGGTCGTCGCGGGGATCACCGAGCGGCTCGCCGAGCGCAACCTGGATTTCTTCATCGTGTCCGCGCGCCCGAATGCGGAACTGGACACCTACCGGCGGCTCGTCGACGGCAAGCTCGTCGACGGGCTGATCGTCGCGCGCACGCTCGTCGACGATCCGCGCCTCGCGTTCCTCGAGTCGCGCAGCTTTCCGTATGTCGCGTATGGCCGCACCGATCGCGTGGAGCCGTACGCGTGGTTCGATTTCGACAACGCGGCCGGCGCGAAGGCGGCCGTCGAGCGGCTGATCGGGTTCGGGCACCGGCGCATCGCGATGATCGGCGCGCCGCTGACGCTGAATTTCGCGGCGCAGCGGCGCGCGGGCTTCGACGCCGCGCTGCGCGAGGCCGGCATCGAGGCGGATCCGGCGCTGCGGGTCGAGTGCCCGTTCTCGCGCGACGGCGGCCTGCAGGCGGCGCGCGCGCTGCTCGCGCTCGCCGAGCCGCCGACCGCGGTGTTCGTCGACAACAACATCGCGGGCGGCGGCGCGTTTCGCGCGATCGTCGACAGCGGACGGCGGCTGGGCGAAGACCTGTCGCTGATCGTCTACGACGGGGTGCCCGACGACGTCGCGCATCCGCACCGCGTGACCGCGATCGTACAGCCTACCGGGCACGCGACCGGACGGTCGCTCGCGGAACTGATGCTCGGGATGATCGACGGCGGCGGGCGCGGGCAACGGCTCGAAAGGCCGGTCATCGAACCAGGGGACACGGACGGGCCGCCGCGCGGGTAG
- a CDS encoding AI-2E family transporter produces the protein MGANVPPSSDSAARPGAQQIARVILYAGLLALALWVIRAFIPAIAWACVIAIALWPLLKRFETHRLFRERPTVVATVITAAVSLLVVLPVAIALIQAIGQAHDLREWLRTVQDNGIPVPDVVARLPFGAPQVAAWWQAHLGHPLHAEAAMKGVNSETFIAFGRHFGSKLAHAVLEFGFMLVTLFVILRAGHKLSGALLQGVQRAFGGNGAQLIERMAAAVHGTVTGLVVVGLGEGALLGVAYVLAGVPHAALLGLVTAIAAMLPFCAPIVFCGAALWLFVQGATAWAVAVAAIGFVVVFVAEHFVRPVLIGSSARLPFLLVLFGILGGAETFGLLGLFIGPALMTVLTMLWAEWVA, from the coding sequence ATGGGCGCAAACGTACCGCCGTCTTCCGACTCCGCCGCGCGTCCGGGCGCGCAACAGATCGCGCGGGTGATCCTGTACGCGGGGCTGCTGGCGCTCGCGCTGTGGGTGATCCGCGCGTTCATCCCGGCGATCGCGTGGGCGTGCGTGATCGCGATCGCGTTGTGGCCGCTGCTCAAGCGCTTCGAGACGCATCGGCTGTTCCGCGAGCGGCCGACCGTCGTCGCAACCGTCATCACGGCCGCGGTGTCGCTGCTCGTCGTGCTGCCGGTGGCGATCGCGCTGATCCAGGCGATCGGGCAGGCGCACGATCTGCGCGAGTGGCTGCGCACGGTCCAGGACAACGGCATTCCGGTGCCGGACGTGGTCGCCCGGCTGCCGTTCGGCGCGCCGCAGGTTGCCGCGTGGTGGCAGGCCCATCTCGGGCATCCGCTGCATGCGGAGGCCGCGATGAAGGGCGTCAACAGCGAGACGTTCATCGCGTTCGGCCGGCACTTCGGCTCGAAGCTCGCGCACGCGGTGCTCGAATTCGGCTTCATGCTGGTCACGCTGTTCGTGATCCTGCGCGCGGGCCACAAGCTGTCGGGCGCGCTGCTGCAGGGCGTGCAGCGCGCGTTCGGCGGCAACGGCGCGCAGCTGATCGAGCGGATGGCGGCCGCTGTGCACGGCACGGTGACGGGCCTCGTCGTGGTCGGGCTCGGCGAAGGCGCGCTGCTCGGCGTCGCCTACGTGCTCGCGGGCGTGCCGCACGCGGCGCTGCTCGGGCTCGTCACGGCGATCGCCGCGATGCTGCCGTTCTGCGCGCCGATCGTGTTCTGCGGCGCGGCGCTGTGGCTGTTCGTGCAGGGCGCGACCGCGTGGGCGGTGGCGGTCGCCGCGATCGGCTTCGTCGTCGTGTTCGTCGCCGAGCACTTCGTGCGGCCGGTGCTGATCGGCAGCTCCGCACGGCTGCCGTTCCTGCTCGTGCTGTTCGGCATTCTCGGCGGCGCCGAGACGTTCGGCCTGCTCGGCCTGTTCATCGGCCCCGCGCTGATGACCGTGCTCACGATGCTGTGGGCCGAGTGGGTCGCCTGA
- a CDS encoding type 1 glutamine amidotransferase domain-containing protein: protein MKILVVLTSHDTLGDTGKKTGFWLEELAAPYYAFKDAGAQLTLVSPLGGQPPLDPKSSDPAAQTDATRRFEADAAAKAELAATRKLADVSPDDYDAVFYPGGHGPLWDLAEDLHSVSLIERTLGAGKPVALVCHAPGVLRHVKDPKTAESVVRGKRVTGFTNSEEAAVELTEVVPFLVQDMLETNGARYERGPDWVPHVVVDGLLITGQNPASSAPAADALLAQLRRA, encoded by the coding sequence ATGAAGATTCTGGTTGTCCTGACGTCGCACGACACCCTGGGCGATACCGGGAAGAAGACCGGCTTCTGGCTCGAGGAGCTGGCGGCGCCGTACTACGCGTTCAAGGACGCGGGCGCGCAACTGACGCTGGTGTCGCCGCTGGGCGGACAGCCGCCGCTCGATCCGAAGAGCAGCGATCCGGCCGCGCAGACCGACGCGACCCGCCGCTTCGAAGCCGACGCGGCCGCGAAGGCCGAGCTGGCCGCCACGCGCAAGCTGGCCGACGTATCGCCCGACGACTACGACGCGGTGTTCTATCCGGGCGGCCACGGCCCCCTGTGGGATCTCGCCGAGGACCTGCATTCGGTGTCGCTGATCGAGCGCACGCTCGGCGCGGGCAAGCCGGTCGCGCTCGTGTGCCACGCGCCGGGCGTGCTGCGCCACGTGAAGGACCCGAAGACGGCCGAATCGGTGGTGCGCGGCAAGCGCGTGACCGGCTTCACGAACAGCGAGGAAGCCGCCGTCGAGCTGACCGAGGTCGTGCCGTTCCTCGTGCAGGACATGCTCGAGACCAACGGCGCGCGCTACGAGCGCGGCCCCGACTGGGTGCCGCACGTCGTGGTCGACGGGCTGCTGATCACCGGCCAGAACCCGGCGTCGTCGGCGCCGGCGGCCGACGCGCTGCTCGCGCAGCTCAGGCGGGCGTAG
- a CDS encoding NADH:flavin oxidoreductase/NADH oxidase: protein MSALFEPFKLKDVTLRNRIAVPPMCQYVAEDGVVNDWHHVHLAGIARGGAGLVIAEATAVSPEGRITPGCTGLWNDAQAAAFAPSVAAIKAAGAVPGIQLAHAGRKASANRPWEGDDHIADGDPHGWPTIAPSAVPFGAHLPKVPREMTHDDIARVQADFVAAAKRARDIGFEWLELHFAHGYLGQSFFSVHSNQRDDAYGGSADNRGRFLVETLAAVRKVWPEHLPLTARFGVIEYDGRDEETLAESIALTRRLKAEGLDLLSVSVGFSTPDAQIPWGPAFLAPIAERVRREAGLPVASAWGIDTPQLAERVVADQQLDLVMVGRAHMADPHWPYYAAKQLGVERASWTLPTPYAHWLERYKIAAKAA, encoded by the coding sequence ATGTCTGCCCTGTTCGAACCGTTCAAACTCAAGGATGTCACGCTGCGCAACCGGATCGCGGTACCGCCGATGTGCCAGTACGTCGCCGAAGACGGCGTCGTCAACGACTGGCATCACGTGCACCTCGCCGGCATCGCGCGCGGCGGCGCGGGCCTCGTGATCGCCGAGGCGACCGCGGTGTCGCCGGAAGGCCGCATCACGCCGGGCTGCACGGGGCTGTGGAACGACGCGCAGGCGGCAGCGTTCGCGCCGTCGGTCGCGGCGATCAAGGCGGCCGGCGCGGTACCGGGCATCCAGCTCGCGCACGCGGGCCGCAAGGCGAGTGCGAACCGTCCGTGGGAAGGCGACGATCACATCGCCGACGGCGATCCGCACGGCTGGCCGACCATCGCGCCGTCGGCGGTGCCGTTCGGCGCGCACCTGCCGAAGGTGCCGCGCGAGATGACCCACGACGACATCGCGCGCGTGCAGGCGGATTTCGTCGCGGCGGCCAAGCGCGCGCGCGACATCGGCTTCGAATGGCTCGAGCTGCATTTCGCGCACGGCTATCTGGGCCAGAGCTTCTTCTCGGTGCATTCGAACCAGCGCGACGACGCGTACGGCGGCTCGGCCGACAATCGCGGCCGCTTCCTCGTCGAGACGCTCGCGGCCGTCCGCAAGGTTTGGCCGGAGCACCTGCCGCTGACCGCGCGGTTCGGCGTGATCGAATACGACGGCCGCGATGAAGAGACACTCGCCGAATCGATCGCGCTCACGCGGCGCCTGAAGGCGGAAGGGCTCGACCTGCTGAGCGTGTCGGTCGGCTTCTCGACGCCCGACGCACAGATTCCGTGGGGCCCGGCGTTCCTCGCGCCGATCGCCGAGCGGGTGCGCCGCGAGGCCGGGCTGCCGGTCGCGTCCGCGTGGGGGATCGACACGCCGCAGCTCGCCGAACGCGTGGTCGCGGACCAGCAGCTCGATCTCGTGATGGTCGGCCGCGCGCACATGGCCGATCCGCACTGGCCGTACTACGCGGCGAAGCAGCTCGGCGTCGAGCGGGCGTCGTGGACGCTGCCCACGCCGTACGCGCACTGGCTCGAGCGCTACAAGATCGCGGCCAAGGCGGCCTGA
- a CDS encoding glycoside hydrolase family 32 protein — protein MRFTLPRFPFRTALLLACTAGAHAAAPYIAPCAAPAADGTPQWRPAIHYTPRRNWMNDPNGLVYENGRYHLFYQFNPAGNDWGNMSWGHAISTDLVHWREQPVAMHANATEEFFSGSIVADTRNTSGLGAPGQAPLVALYTSVYKAGSGHAPGTQAQSLAYSVDHGATWLPYAHNPVLTLDPESKQFRDPKVSWYAPGGYWLMTTVVADAQVVKLYRSDDLIHWAFLSDFTLPGVPHDGALWEMPDLIPLPLDGDPARIRWVMIVNVNPWSIAGGSGAMYFVGDFDGRTFTPERVAPAGADPVQFRWVDHGADFYAAGTFSGAPGAQPVGIAWMSNWDYAAKAPTTPWRGAMTLPRAFALKTIDGEPRLVVTPAPAFDAWADDRPSTHLGDVSVASATRELPAATRGTVQRITLTLTTQSAARAGLVVRRSADGAIGTRIVYDTAKQTLTLDRSQSGEANFSNAFSRQHIVNLPLDHGRLTLEIVVDRGSVEVFAGHGRTAITDLIFPPGDADRVAVFAEHGGATFGGLTVTNLARQDDADRTCRADRACCAQ, from the coding sequence ATGAGATTCACGCTACCCCGCTTTCCCTTTCGCACGGCGCTGCTGCTCGCGTGCACGGCCGGCGCGCACGCCGCCGCGCCATACATCGCCCCCTGCGCCGCGCCCGCCGCCGACGGCACGCCGCAATGGCGGCCCGCGATCCACTACACGCCGCGGCGCAACTGGATGAACGATCCCAACGGCCTCGTCTACGAGAACGGCCGCTATCACCTGTTCTATCAGTTCAATCCGGCCGGCAACGACTGGGGCAACATGTCCTGGGGCCACGCCATCAGCACCGACCTCGTCCACTGGCGCGAGCAGCCGGTCGCGATGCACGCGAACGCGACCGAGGAATTCTTCTCCGGCTCGATCGTCGCCGATACCCGCAACACGTCCGGCCTCGGCGCGCCGGGGCAGGCGCCGCTCGTCGCGTTGTATACGAGCGTCTACAAGGCAGGTTCCGGCCACGCGCCCGGCACCCAGGCGCAGTCGCTCGCGTACAGCGTCGATCACGGCGCGACCTGGCTGCCGTACGCGCACAACCCGGTGCTCACGCTCGATCCGGAATCGAAGCAGTTCCGCGACCCGAAGGTGTCGTGGTACGCGCCGGGCGGGTACTGGCTGATGACGACGGTCGTCGCCGATGCGCAGGTCGTGAAGCTGTACCGCTCCGACGACCTGATCCACTGGGCGTTCCTGAGCGACTTCACGCTCCCCGGCGTGCCGCACGACGGCGCGCTGTGGGAAATGCCCGACCTGATTCCATTGCCGCTCGACGGCGATCCGGCGCGAATCAGGTGGGTGATGATCGTCAATGTCAATCCGTGGTCGATCGCGGGCGGCTCGGGGGCGATGTATTTCGTCGGCGACTTCGACGGCCGCACCTTCACGCCCGAGCGCGTCGCGCCCGCCGGCGCCGATCCCGTGCAATTCCGCTGGGTCGATCACGGCGCGGACTTCTACGCGGCCGGCACGTTCTCCGGCGCGCCGGGCGCGCAACCGGTCGGGATCGCGTGGATGAGCAACTGGGACTATGCGGCCAAGGCGCCGACCACGCCGTGGCGCGGCGCGATGACGCTGCCGCGCGCGTTCGCGCTGAAGACGATCGACGGCGAGCCGCGGCTCGTCGTCACGCCGGCTCCCGCATTCGATGCGTGGGCGGACGACCGGCCCTCGACGCATCTCGGCGATGTGAGCGTCGCGTCGGCGACGCGCGAACTGCCGGCCGCGACGCGCGGCACGGTGCAACGGATCACGCTGACGCTCACGACGCAGTCGGCCGCCCGCGCAGGGCTCGTCGTGCGGCGCTCGGCGGATGGCGCGATCGGCACGCGGATCGTCTACGACACGGCGAAGCAGACATTGACGCTCGACCGGTCGCAATCGGGCGAGGCGAATTTTTCCAACGCGTTCAGCCGCCAGCACATCGTGAACCTGCCGCTCGATCATGGCCGCCTGACGCTCGAGATCGTCGTCGATCGCGGCTCGGTCGAAGTGTTCGCCGGCCACGGCCGCACCGCGATCACCGACCTGATCTTCCCGCCCGGCGACGCCGACCGCGTCGCCGTGTTCGCGGAGCATGGCGGCGCGACGTTCGGCGGGCTGACGGTGACGAATCTCGCTCGGCAGGACGATGCCGATCGCACATGCCGGGCAGATCGGGCGTGCTGCGCGCAGTGA